The sequence below is a genomic window from Alosa alosa isolate M-15738 ecotype Scorff River chromosome 5, AALO_Geno_1.1, whole genome shotgun sequence.
TAGCCAACTGAAAAAGAAGGAtgtcaataataaaaaataatgacattAGAAAACATTAGAAAGCAACTATTAATGAAACAAATACTTCATATCAAACGTGTTTGCTCACATTTTCCGTCTTTGTTCCTTCCGATTAGTTTGCCATCTTGAGGtttcacaatgacatcaatagtcTCTCCTGGTCTCAAGGGAAGATCTTTATTTCCCCACTTTTTAGTGGTCAAAGCTGGATCCACTATTACTTGGTACAACACACTGATATCTCCATCATACTGTCAATAACATATAACAacatgaaagagaaaaaaaatattttgaatgttccttactggagagagagacagacagacagacaggacaaaAAGAAGACAGACacaccgacagacagacaggacacaaatgagtcagacagacagaaagacaaacagtcagacagacacaaaggaaacagacagagaaagaagaacAGAGTGATGAATTTAGATGAAAGTGTCAGCTAAACTCTTCAAGGTGACCTTTCAAAACAAATGGAGTGAGAGATAAAGCTCCTAAGTCAGCCGGCTGACTAATTTACCTTAAACTTCTTCCTgaactctttctcctctttttcaaacttcttcttcttcttgccaTCTGCTTCCTCTGCTTTTCCAAATGGATGACTGAAAAGAGGGGGTACAGTATCTTTACATCAGTCCACACTTCATTGTGTCTACACATGCCTCTCCAGTATGTATATCTGATGGTATCTCACTTCCTTGCTATATAAAAATTAACACATACTCAAATTATTTTTTGCAACAACCTAAGGTGTTGTTTTTAAGCAGTGCGATACGGCAATTAACTTCCCGAATCCACCAGAAATAAAAAGAAGACAAAACAATCAACAACAACAGAGTCTGGGTCTATTCCCTGGTGTGTTCCAGGCACAGCAAGTGTATATGACACACTCATATAATATATCTCCATGGGATTTtatgaattttaaaaaaaaactgctctGAGTGTAGGCTCAATGTACACACTGTGTACACACTGCTAAGAGAATGTGGTCATATGCGGCCCATGCCAAATGTGGTCTGAGAGATCAGGGCTCAACGCGTCCTCAACACTTAGAGCTGTCCACTTGTGATCAATTCAAAGGCAAAGTTAATGCTAGGTGGGTCATAGGGCCTTTGGTCATTTATAAACAGGCAGAGCAGAATGAACATGTACTGCTTCGTGCTGAAAACTGTCtaaatgcattcacacacagttGATGGAACGTAATGAAACACTGGCAATCACAGTGTTTCCACCATGGAGCCTGCATGCCATTTCAACTCCCAGCACACATAGAATAGACTCGGCACATATGGTTTTACTGTTGGAATTATGGGGGATAGGGGTCACTCACATTGAAAATAcatattgcatttgtatttctGCTTTAACAGAAGCTTTTGTGTTTTGCCTGTTACCGTCATGACATTCACTGACAAACTGTTCTGCTTAATAATTTTGCAGTGTTGAGCTAACATTTAAAGAGTAATCTTATTTATGTCCAAAACCTTAGTAAGTCAACTAATAAGTCAATGTTGGAAATATGTAAACTCACTCAGTTAgtgatggaggaggtggaggagaatcCACATCATCATAAACCTCATCTACAAACACAGGCATGGGttaaaagacaaagagagattcATCATGGTACAGGTTAAAAGAAAGAGAATTCTATCATATTAAAACCCCTAGGAAGAGGAATCAAAATAATTTCTTCTAGATTGTAGGAAATTAACTACGTACCATCATTTCCTGGGGAAGCTCCgacaggtggaggtggaggaggaaaacTGGGGTATTAATTAGAATATTAATTATCTATATCTATAGGCATATATTGCTATTAATGAGGGCTGATGTGTCCACATAAAAGCAAAAGCAACAGCATTTCATATGTGGAGAAATTGAAAATGTACCATTGCATGGTGGGGAGTGGACAATACTGGCAAATAATACAGACCATTTCTGTATTCAATACATTGGACTAATTGACTCACTGTGTAAACTAACCTGATATCCGAAACACCCACGTCATCATACACTTCACCGGCACCGTCTGGTATCTGAGTACTCATTGCCTTCAGTGCACTGTGGTCAACCTCAAGAGCTGCAGCCTTTACATATCCATCTGTAATTAGGTGTGGGGACAAAATAACCTCATTCAgttgagatgaagagagaacagaaagaaaGTGTGCCTTCCCAAAACAGCCAACGCAACCCACAGAGGCCTTCACTGTTCCTGCCCAACCAGAGCCCTTCCGGATTGTCTGTGAGCCGAACAATCTCAACGGCCTCTCCTTCCGTTAGTGGCAGCTCGTTCTTGCCACCCTTGCTATCCACTCGAGCCTTCACCTCCTGCAATACCACTACTGGCCCTGAAAGCTGGAGAAAGGGACACAGCATTTTTTTCAGTGTGGCTTCTTTCCATGTTTTCCAAGAATGAACACCACAGGTGACATTTCTTTGAGACACTTTTTGGACACTTACTTTAAATTTTTTCCTGGCCTCACGCTCTTTTTTCTCCCGCAGCTTCTGTTCCTTCTTCTCCTGTTCGAGGCGTTTCTTCTCATCTTTATCACATTTCGTCTTGTCTTCTTTTGCCGTTGTCTTCGTGTTGGTCTGCTCCTTCTCAGCCCTGTGTTGAGAGCATCACACTTTTCAAGTGTCACACTTTTGAGACCCACCCATTTTAGCACCATTTAGAACACCACTACACCACAtgcttgctgctgctgcctctcgTTTCAACCCAACAGCATGAGACAAATACTTTACCTTCACAAGATAAAATGGTAAAAAATAAATGAGACTGGATGTACTGCCACCCTCTGAGTGTACATTAACATTCCATTTGAATTGAATTAGTGGCTAAATGTAGTGACTGTAAGGACACCCCCTCACCATCTCTCTTCCAGGTCTTCATACATATCTTCATCCTCGCCTGCTTgctagacagaaagaaaaaacaatatatcaAAACACTGTATTGAGAGTGACTGTCATGAGCCAACTACTTCTGAAAACAAGACATGTGACTTCTCTATTGCTGTTCCTATAAAATGTGTGAATGTTCTTGACAGCCACTGCCCATGTTGAACATGAAGGCGAGACAACAGTGTGGTTGTTGGCCCGGACACAAATAGCCTCTTCTCACTTCCTTTCAAACTTTGCCTCTCTCACAACACTACAAGACAGACAAAATACTGTAATTCTTTATATCTTCCTTGTACTGTTACAGGACTTGACCAAATGTCTGCGATTTAGCAGAGCATACGTACATCAGGGTGCTGAATGGTacttcctggaaaaaaaaatatataaaagaaGTTAGCTTCAGCCTTATAAGGTTTTAGAAATGATACACTTTAACATCTTGGTTTTAAAGTGGTTAGATAAAACTAAGATGGGTGTATTGGGACACACTATTTTCTTAATAAGGATGACCAATGTGAACCTCGAAGTGATGGTGAAGGGTGCAGAACTCCAACGTCATCATAACTTTCCTCTTGGCAAGGTGTGTCTCTGAATGGTAAAAAGACAAGGAATAACTGACCTTTATCAACCTTTTCTTATTAGTTGTATAAAGGGTTCTTTCATGTAGTTCCGTTTCAGTTCAGCCATTGTGAGTGACTTTGTGACTAAAATTTCTGTCACATAATAAGTaagttctctctttctgttccttGAATGAACATGTTTATTTGTGCAACCCTATTGTACACCTCACAATGTGTGCTGAATGGCAACTGAAATGTGATACAAGTCCAGACTTACagtttatattttataaatgtaataaatgGAAATGACCCACTAGTGTACTTACGATGCTTCTGAATCTGGCATCAGGTAGATGGGTTGAGATGAAGAAAGAGCTGCAGATAACAGGGGATCAATCACTTTGAAAACATGGAGGTAAAAATACATTCATCTGATCAATTACTGTACAGTAACTAATCAGTCAAAACATAATGTTGCAACGCCACACATTTTGCTGGTTTTAAGTTGCTAGATAGCTAAGAAGTAATCCATTATTGCAATGTCTATAGACATTGAGAAGCCATTGTAGCACTCTGAAATCAAGGAACTTACCATTTatggatgttgatgttgatttAAATCTGTCAAGCTGGATATGCGGTGGCCTTTTGGGTTTACTTGGGCATTTCCCAAGAGTAAACACATTAGGCAGTGGCTTGATCTTAGGTGCTGAGTCTTCACTAGATTTCTCCTTGGAGTTGGAGTCATCAGCAATGCCAAGCTTTGGTTTAAGTATGTTAGGTTTTGGAAGTGTAGGAGATATAACTAGAGGCTTAGGAGATATGGCATTGGATGAAAGTTTAGGCAGCAGGGGTTTATTGATATTTTTTTGACCTTCTGAATTTATATCTGGACTCTTCAGATGGATGTTCAGTGGTGGTTGCTGAGCCATCAGAAAAGACGGCTTGTTAGAAGACAATGTTTTCACTACCGTGTCCTTCTTGATATTTTCCTCAACATTCTCCTGGGTAAGTTTGGACTGGAGTGCTGCTACTAAGGGTCTGGGTTTTAATCCTAATGATTGGAGCTTTGGTGTTGCGCTGATGCCAGTGGACCTCTGAACAGTGCTGCCATCGGTGGTGGTGCTGCTTGTGTTTGGTGAGGGCTTGGCGAGGTTCAGTGATGGTTTGGATACAGCAACAGGTTTTAGAGGCGGAGGTTTAGGGATAGAGGTCTTGTCAGTATCACTCAAGTTCTCAAATTTGGTTCCCAGTTTGAGCACACCTGAGCTGACGTTCCGATTAATGTTTTTCTTGGGAATGTCAGACCAAGGATTCTTCTGAGTGCTGCTGGACTCAACACCAGCAGTTGATGAGCCCTTCACTGGGACGCTCATCTTGGCTTGAGGCTCAGAGGGCTTTTCCTCTGCAGACACAGTCTGAGGTTCAGCCTTTGTGCTGAACTGAGCCAATAGATCTTTTACACTAGAGCCCTGTTGGAAGAGACAGTGCCTTACTTATTACGATACCCATGCCCCGTTTTGCTAAGCAGTTAAATATAGAATAGCCAAACATATTTACTTGAACTGGAACCACTTTCTGAGAAAAAGACACTTAAACTCATATAGGTTACACCACTAGAGAAAAAGGTATTAGAACACCAGGTATTGCCATTCAGTTCAGTTGACTGAAAGACCTAAAATGGAACAGGTAAATGGAGCAGTAAACTGCCAGAGGTGGACAGTTCAAAAGACAGTCCAAAACAGATATAAAAAGAAGGCCTTCTCCAGTGAGCAAGCAATAGGTTAACAACTTGAAGCTTTTTCTGCTGCGATATAAGTAAATTAAGCATCGAAAGTAAGTTCAAACTAACAATTCCTACAGGCTGCTATGAGGTTCATATAGCACACAGAGAGCAGTTGAAGTCattccatgtgtttgtgttatgtaaGTCATTTAAACATATGCTGATGGGAAGAATGGCATCAGAGCGAGGGCTGCTTTGATACTCTTTGACCCAAATCATGCAGTTCAGGACCGTACAGGCTATTCTTTCCCAGTACCTGGCAGCGACCATAATGACACAGAAGCATTGAATAAGAATGACTGGGTCAAACGCAACATACAGTCCTTCAGATAAACGGTCTCAAACTTTCTGTATAGAGTCTGTGGATGTGTACTTTCTGTCAGTGGATCTCTGAACAGATCCTTTTCATCTATAAGCAGTGCAAATTCAGGTTCTACCTTCTAAGGTAATGTCCTCTGACTGATACTGCTGGTACATTACAATTTGTTTCAAAATGGCATCAATAAATCATACTGTATGTTCACAACTGCTATGCCAGTTAATAATGAACCCTGCTGAGATACATACTGTAACATAAAGCAACACCCCTATGACACATACTGTGACAGCAAGTCACAGCTCAATCCATTATGTCACAAAAATGGCTAAACGGTTTAAAAGATAAAAATACTAAAAACAACTACATCATTCAACACCAAATGTTCAAACTCACCACCCTGAAGCTCCAATGCCTTTATGAGTGCTTTCAACCAGTTTCAGGGGGCTACTGAAATtagacagtacacacacacgaagcTACAGCTTTGATAAGATCTGCTTAGTCCATACCCGACTGTATGGTGTGAAAAGCTCACAAGGGCTCCTTCAAGATTCTCGACAAGACAGACCACATAGTGCATGTATTGGTCACAGCTTAGTGATGCCACCTACTATGTGAGGAAAATAAAGTCCCAACTAACCAACTATACTATTTTTGTCCTATTAAAAtgatcataaaaaaaaacacacttagtTTTACAATTAATACATATCTCCATGTTCATAATGCTTTGAATACCTCAGATACTGGCACAAAATGAATCGGGTATTGTATTTACAGACTTAGAAAGAGTCCCGCACAATGACCATTCCACAAGCAATTATTTTTCATTAGGAATTACGTTTCGGTCTTAGACCTTCATCAGGCTTTATGTGGGTACAAAAATAGCACTCGTTTTGCACTTTTCTTTTTCGAATCTAGGACCTAAGAATAAAAATCAATGGGCACGCAGTACAAACCTTTGACGGTCCAGTCATACTAACAACATCTTTATCTTCCATCCAGCAAGGTTTgggcaggctaggaataataccTTCTTTAGATATTAATGTacacaagattttttttttagaattgaacaaaaatattttgtagGTCTTCATTTTGGGACCTGAAGATGACAACCTCTTCCCTGTATTTACACAATGACCCATATGTGGGTACTTTCAAGCGCTAACCCTGATTGTTAAACTACCCACACAGAGGACCACAAACCAGTTTTTTTCAAGTTGAATTTTCAACTTCTTTCAAGGATTTTACAGCATTCCTCTGTGGATATCATAAGGTAAGTGATTTTTAAGACACACTCTATGTTTCATTATCTTACCAAAACTTACAAATTACTATCGCCATAAATATAATATCTCCAAGTAAAACAAACGTGCACTGACTTTAATGTCATTCTGCATGAAGGCAGGAGAGCTTGTTACACAAATGTTACTCCTTCTACAATTacattgatttttgtttttattattacattttgtAAATTCGTAAACACTTTTTattcattaaaaacaaaacagttaAAAAGCAGAGCAATGGAATAAGAAAAGTGTAATTGTAGCACAGACTGTATACCGACAGTATTAACAGAACAACCATCCTAATGCAACACACAAATCATGCGTTCCCAATTTAGTGCATTATGCTTGTTATACCTACCAGTGCTAGTCTTTAATGTCTTTAAACACTCCATGTACAATGTTGTATGTGATGGAACCATGCTTTTTTTACCCTCATCAATCCAAATAAAACTATCCTAATTCACCTGCCAGATACCCTTAATGTACCGCCTGCAGTAACCTTTCACATATCCAACAAATTCATTAGGAGCACTATTAAGAATCTTCAATAGAGTGCACTCACCATGATGAAATCAACCAGGATCAGAACTCGATGTAGGTTTCAAAAAGACCCAGTCTAAATGGTAcaacccatagactgtatatatacagtatacagtctatggtacaACCACTTACTTCCGCCTTTCTTCTTCCTTGTAGGTGAGGCCATGTTACCAGCTTTTAATTAACTTTTCACAACTCAAAAAAAGGAAGAGGCTGTAAACCACAAACACTGACATAAATGGGTTTGGATATCCTTGAGATTCTCCATGTTGTTCTCTATACCACTGTTGAATAACTAATGAAATACACTTCCCGTTCGTCAACCGTCCCTGTCTTCGGTGTTAAGGTACAGTATGTAGACTCCGGGGACAGTAATTCCCAGTAAACACTCCTTACTGGTCATCCATTCTGCAGACAATAGATCTTGTGATTGTAAAATACCCCTTGTTCATACTGGACTATTGCTGGCATACTCTTTGTGTGAAAGTAGGGTCTCAATGTCCTTTATGGCCTTCGATGTTTTCTGGAGGGCATCAGAGATGCTGCTCTTGCCGACAGAGTAAATGGTGCCACTAGAGGTTCTGGAATCCTTGCTGGGAACTGAAGAGATTCTGTTAGTTCTGATGAGGTGGCTGTTCTCCAACAGAACTGATGATCGTTTGTTAAAGAATGCTTCTCAATGACTATCCTATTTCAATCTATCAATGATGAAATTCCATACAATAGAAGTTTGCTATGTTTTCCAGGTCAAGGCCCCCTTAGTTGAAAGAGACACAGCTGAGGAAGTGACCCTCCTATTATCCTACAAATCATATAAAATTGTGTTGCTTATAAACCGAGCTAACAATAGTGTGTTGGGTGGCCTAAAGTGACAAGTATGAAATTACTTTATAATGGTTTATACAATGGTTACAAACGTATGATCACTGACAGATTTATATCTGCTGAACTTTGTTTTATGTCATTCTTTTTCTGGAAGAAACATTTGGCGGACGCCCTACAGTAACCCTCAGTACCTTCTCTTCAAGATCTCTCAAGATCTCTACTATACAATATCAAGGATACAGTTAAATCTCTTGATCTTCTCCAGTTCTGCTACCACAGATCTGAAACGAGATGAAAATGATGAAAATGAAAGATCAGCAAAGGTGCAATCCAACAGAGTATGGCTCAGAGTTGTTCTAACCGTCTAGTAACTCCTTCAGCAGATCGACATTAATCAAAGCACAGAAACCTGAACAATTTGGGGCAGGCTATATAAGTAATAAAACCCTAGTAACTATCTAGAGGAGCATTCAGACAAGTGGAAGTTAAACTAAATTTGTTAAGCCGGCCCTTGAGTTGGATCAGCTCCAACTTTTAATTGGCTCTTTCTTGATCATCAAACTGAATCGAAATCGGGTCAATAGTATCTGTGTAATCACACTTACAGAAGGACAAACAGAGAAACCACACTGGAAACATAATCTCCTTGGGGTGGATAAGAACTAATGAATGACACATAATGGCCTGTTAGACCATTACCTGCTGCATGTTGTTTTGCTACTC
It includes:
- the LOC125294616 gene encoding FYN-binding protein 1 translates to MSVPVKGSSTAGVESSSTQKNPWSDIPKKNINRNVSSGVLKLGTKFENLSDTDKTSIPKPPPLKPVAVSKPSLNLAKPSPNTSSTTTDGSTVQRSTGISATPKLQSLGLKPRPLVAALQSKLTQENVEENIKKDTVVKTLSSNKPSFLMAQQPPLNIHLKSPDINSEGQKNINKPLLPKLSSNAISPKPLVISPTLPKPNILKPKLGIADDSNSKEKSSEDSAPKIKPLPNVFTLGKCPSKPKRPPHIQLDRFKSTSTSINALSSSQPIYLMPDSEASDTPCQEESYDDVGVLHPSPSLRGSTIQHPDQAGEDEDMYEDLEERWAEKEQTNTKTTAKEDKTKCDKDEKKRLEQEKKEQKLREKKEREARKKFKLSGPVVVLQEVKARVDSKGGKNELPLTEGEAVEIVRLTDNPEGLWLGRNSEGLYGYVKAAALEVDHSALKAMSTQIPDGAGEVYDDVGVSDISFPPPPPPVGASPGNDDEVYDDVDSPPPPPSLTDHPFGKAEEADGKKKKKFEKEEKEFRKKFKYDGDISVLYQVIVDPALTTKKWGNKDLPLRPGETIDVIVKPQDGKLIGRNKDGKFGYVCLRNIQQESDIYDDVGEDCIYDN